From the Manihot esculenta cultivar AM560-2 chromosome 3, M.esculenta_v8, whole genome shotgun sequence genome, one window contains:
- the LOC110612108 gene encoding uncharacterized protein LOC110612108 isoform X2: MDLGKGKEVPFFDLNLPVQESLTGLGFQDSISFGFPQKVTEFNRLFGDNGSGSSFGGDLSRVETDPDVQMTSYPSVRRRYSIEEKAKAKMDDGKGNFDFDFDIDIDLDLNLSFGAFGTCPIETQIENIDVIDVSSCSSDEPVMLNTEPVEQNPLMEERLLPAEAMELEQESRHAFVSVIEEETRINEEAERQRSIARIVAKRFAHPKQQQQQQQGTSDPEMTSQLSEVDSQSPFSLAMEAIKKRNSRHNVHKKSLYGIFEPPFKWVPANNRDHNVFKRYVPKLLDICLDFIAKNADKIVSLENIPDNLKHKLSQMVSCSRKVDARFVELLAENSPTEIRVWDTSRLTEEEFSKIFSACDTKNLTVLQLDLCGLCMPDYVLYTTLARQSYTLSKLATLSLRGAHRLSDSGLSALAASAPVLQSINLSQCSLLTSSSINDLASHFESTLRELYLDDCQNIDAMLILPALKKFKHLEVLSVAGIRTVRDGFVIAMAETCGMNMKELVFANCVELSDISLKSVGKRCPNLCALDLSHLHNLTDKALQCLANGCQSIRKLKLCRNDFSDEAIAAFLEACGESINVLSLNNISRVTDVFLNGHSNSLVHIIGCKMTPVLEHLDSFGPQETPLRYSPLMGVADQQSV; the protein is encoded by the exons atGGATTTGGGGAAAGGAAAGGAGGTACCCTTTTTTGATCTCAATTTACCCGTCCAGGAGTCTTTAACTGGATTAGGGTTTCAGGATTCCATTTCTTTTGGTTTCCCTCAGAAAGTAACGGAATTCAACCGATTATTTGGTGATAATGGTAGTGGTAGCAGTTTTGGGGGTGATTTGAGTAGAGTGGAGACAGACCCAGATGTTCAAATGACTAGTTATCCGAGTGTGAGGAGGAGATACTCTATTGAAGAAAAGGCAAAGGCTAAAATGGATGATGGTAAAGggaattttgattttgattttgatattgatATTGATCTTGATCTTAATCTGTCTTTTGGGGCTTTTGGGACATGCCCAATTGAAacacaaattgaaaatatagATGTAATCGACGTATCGTCATGCAGTAGTGATGAGCCTGTAATGTTAAATACCGAACCTGTAGAACAAAACCCTCTGATGGAGGAGCGTTTATTGCCTGCAGAAGCAATGGAGTTAGAACAGGAATCACGTCATGCCTTTGTAAGTGTCATCGAAGAAGAAACAAGAATAAATGAAGAGGCAGAAAGACAGCGTTCTATTGCCAGAATTGTTGCTAAAAGATTTGCACATCCTaaacagcagcagcagcagcagcaaggAACGAGTGACCCAGAAATGACTAGTCAATTGAGTGAAGTTGATTCTCAAAGTCCATTTTCACTGGCAATGGAAGCAATCAAGAAGAGAAATTCAAGACATAATGTCCATAAGAAGTCTTTATACGGTATATTTGAGCCTCCGTTCAAATGGGTTCCGGCAAATAACAGAGATCATAATGTTTTTAAACGCTATGTTCCTAAACTGCTTGATATTTGTCTCGATTTTATTGCCAAGAATGCTGATAAAATTGTGTCACTTGAAAATATTCCGGATAACTTGAAGCATAAACTTAGTCAGATGGTTAGCTGTTCTAGAAAAGTGGATGCACGCTTTGTCGAACTTCTTGCAGAGAATTCACCAACTGAGATTCGGGTGTGGGATACCTCACGGTTGACGGAAGAGGAGTTTAGCAAAATTTTTAGTGCTTGTGATACCAAGAACTTGACT GTGTTACAACTTGATCTTTGTGGACTCTGCATGCCTGATTATGTATTGTACACCACTCTAGCCAGGCAATCATACACTCTTTCTAAATTAGCCACCTTATCTCTGAGAGGTGCACATCGTTTATCGGATAGCGGGCTAAGTGCACTGGCTGCATCTGCACCTGTACTGCAGTCTATAAATCTGAGCCAGTGCTCTCTTCTCACATCTAGTAGCATCAATGACCTAGCTAGTCATTTTGAATCTACTTTAAGGGAGCTATATTTAGATGATTGTCAGAACATAGATGCCATGCTTATTCTTCCAGCACTGAAGAAATTCAAGCATTTAGAAGTGTTGTCAGTGGCAGGCATTCGGACTGTTAGGGATGGTTTTGTCATTGCAATGGCTGAAACATGTGGAATGAATATGAAGGAGCTTGTATTTGCTAATTGTGT GGAACTGAGTGACATATCTCTTAAATCTGTGGGCAAACGCTGCCCCAATTTATGTGCCCTTGACCTTTCACATTTGCATAACTTGACAGATAAAGCATTACAATGTCTAGCCAATGGTTGCCAATCAATTCGTAAATTGAAACTTTGCCGCAATGATTTCAG TGATGAAGCTATTGCTGCGTTCTTGGAAGCCTGTGGGGAGTCTATTAATGTGCTTTCA